The Novibacillus thermophilus genome segment GGGCAATTCCAGGTGTGAAGTGACGATGGTTTTGGGCTTTTTGCAACGTGAGATCAGGAAACGTGTGCAACAGATAGTCGACGATCTCTTCGTTTTCCCGTGTGTTAAAGGTACACGTTGAGTAGACGAGACGCCCGCCTGGCCGCAGCATGGGAATGGCGGCGTCGAGTATCTCCCGCTGGCGTCGTGTGCATCCCAAAACGTGTTGGGGACTCCACTCGTTAACGGCGTCCGGATTTTTGCGAAACATCCCTTCACCGGAACAAGGAGCGTCGACGAGGATTCGGTCGAAGAAGGCGGTAAACCGCGACGCCAGGCGCTGTGGGGACTCGTTTAAGACTGTTGCGTTGCAAACGCCACACCGCTCCAGATTTTCCGTCAGGACGTTCACCCGTTGGGAGTGAATCTCGTTCGAGATAAGCCAGCCCTGTCCACCCATTTTGGCCGCGATTTGGGTCGATTTCCCACCTGGAGCCGCACACAAATCGAGCACCCGTTCACCAGGCTGAGGGTCGAGCTGTTCCACGACGGCCATGGCACTCGGTTCTTGGATGTAATATAGCCCGGCGTCGTGATAGGGGTGTTTTCCCGGGCTGTCTTTCGAACTGTAGTAAAAACCTGCGGGACACCATTCGACCGGTTTTAGATGAAACGGCACCATTTCCTTGAGTTCAGAGGGTGATACTTTTAGTGTGTTGGTCCGCAAACCGCGAACCGGCGATTTCGTGTAAGCGCGCATGAAAGCCCGGTAATCCGCCTCTCCGAGCAGCGTCCGCATCTGTTCTTTATAAGCGTTTGGTAATTCAGGCATGTATGACGGTCCCCGTTTCTCGTATTTTTAATTACCAGTATACCTGACAGGTTACCCTTTAAAAACCTCTCGCGGTTTTTGGTTCGCTTGACGGAGAGGCGTGAATCGATTTATAGTAAGGGTAAGTAAATACGGCACTTAAGAGACGAGGAGACACTGAGTCGGGCGAATCCGGAGGCGGATTCGTTTTAGCTCGGTGTCTCTTTTTATATGGGAGGAGCGAAAATGAGTTTTTCCTATCAAACGCGAAATCGGCTGATTCAGGACATGGACAAAACGAAGTACGACCTGCTCGTCATCGGTGGTGGAATTACCGGTTGTGGCATTGCGTTAGACGCCGTGCTTCGCGGCTTAAATGTCGTCTTGGTCGATCAGGGGGACTTTGCCGGGGGAACGAGCAGCCGTTCGACGAAACTCGTACACGGTGGACTGCGCTATTTGGCCAAAGGAGAGATTCGTTTAGTCCGCGAAGCTGGGCGAGAGCGGAACGCGTTGTTGAATATTGCGCCCCATCTTGTGACGCCGATGCCGTTTATCATCCCGACCAGTCGCAAATTGGCGGGGGCGATGTCGTACTACCCGATGACGCTCGGACTGCGGTTGTACGACCATCTGGCCGACGTGCGCCGGTATGAGCGGCGTGTCATGCTGAAACCGGACCAAATCGAACAAGCAGAGCCAATGCTTGCCGGTGCGGATATGGTTGGCGGCGGCAGATATTACGAATACGTCACAGACGACGCCCGCCTCACGTTAGAAGTGGCTAAGACGGCACATGAAAACGGCGGACACGTGCTCAATTACGTTGAGGTTGTAGATCTTGTCATCACAAATGGGCGTTGCCACGGGGCGAAAGTGCGCGATGTGCTGTCCGGCAAGGAATGGGAGATTCAAGCAGAAACAGTGGTGAATGCCGCAGGGCCTTGGGTCGATGACATTCGCCGCAAAGACGCTGTTCGTCCTCGGGGTAAGCGTCTGTTTCATTCCAAGGGCGTTCACATTGTGTTGGACCGCCGAGAGCTTCCTGTCACCCATGCGGTGACTCTTCTGCCTTCCGACGGAAGAATCGTGTTTGTCATCCCCCGGGGCCGCTTTACGTACGTCGGTACGACAGACACATCCTACCGCGGTGACCTTCGCAACCCTGTTCCAACGCAGGAAGATGTGGCGTATTTGATCGATGTGTTAAACGAAGGGTTCCCGAAGCATTCGTTTAATAAGAGCCAAGTCTTGTCTTCGTGGGCGGGCATTCGTCCCCTCATTCACGAAGAGGGGAAAAAACCGGGGGAAATTTCCCGCGCAGACGAAATGATAACGAGTGAGACCGGTCTGATTTCCATTGCTGGGGGTAAATTGACAGCTTACCGTAAAATGGCAGAACGCGTCGTCAATCACGTGATCCGAGTGCTTCAAGCAAAAGGGCGGGCCACACGTGTGAAACCGTGTCAGACCCTCACGACACCTTTAACCGGTGTGAAGGGGATCGCGGGAACATTTGAATCGTTTAAATTGAGGAAAAGAGCTGAATTAGAGCAAAAAGGGTTTCAAAGGGAGACGGCCGAACGATTGGTGACGACATACGGGCGACATGTGGATCTCGTGGTGGCGATTCACGAGGAAGACGATGAACAGTTCCACCGCGACTTGTTGGCGGCTGACGTCCGTTACGCCGTCTGGCACGAGCAGGCGTTAACGGTGTGCGATGTGCTAGAGCGCCGCCATCCCCTGTTCTTGTTTTCTCACGACCAGGGGCGTTCCGCCATTGAACCGGTTGCGAAACTCATGGGCGACATGTTAGGCTGGTCTCCCACCAGGATCCATGAGGAGATATGGAAGGCGCAGGAGTCTGTTGAGAGACGGAACAAGTGGAAAGGGGAATGAGGGGTAAAAGGGTGTCCGTTTGTCTGCATTTTTGCTAAAGTATAGAGGGAGACTGACTGGGAGGAGCAAGCGGATTGATTACAACCATTTTGTTTGACGTCGACGGCGTTTTTTTGAGTGAGGAGCGTTGTTTTGACGCCTCTGCTTTATCTGTGTGGGAGCTGCTGCACAGTTCGGACTACTTGGGGCTTTCAGGTGAGCGATTTTCAACGGCGCTCGAGGAAAGGGATATTCGGCGCATTCGGAAGCTCGTGTTCGCCCATGACGATACGCTCAACTTTGTGAAAAACCGCGGGATCAACTCAAACTGGGACATGGTGTTTATGACGACAGCCCACCAACTGCTGCATCTGCTACAGAAATTGATGCCTACTCACGAAGAAACGGTCCGCAAACTTTTGCACCAGGGCATCGGCCGCGAAGAGTTGCAGCAGATTGGCCACATCGTACGGGAGGAAGGCATTTCATTCGCTCCTGATTACACCTTATTCGTCCCCGACTTCTCGTCGACAAAGGCAGAAAAACAAGCCGTTATCCGTCATTTGAACGTATTGGCCGAAGAATGGTTCGGAGTAAAAACAGAGATGTTCTCCCGGGACCATCCACTTTGGGAGTTGGGCCGCACCGTTTATCAAGAGTGGTATTTAGGGGACGCCTACTTCGAACAATCGGAAGGCAGTCGCCCGCAAACGCCGGGAAAGAAAGGGTTCTTAGAGAACGAGATTCCGCTCGCTGAACCGGATGAGATTCGAGCTTTATTGCGTGATTTACGCAGCCGAGGGATCAGACTCGGTATCGGGACAGGTAGGCCGCGCCTAGAAACGGACGTGCCCTTTCAAGTCTTCGGTTTTTCGGAGTACTTTCATCCGAAACACGTGGCGACGGCTTCGGAAGTTCTCAAGGCTGAAGACGCTTTTCCAGAAAAAAGTCCCCTCGGCAAACCGCAACCGTACACGTACATGAAAGCTTTGCTGGGCACTGAGGTACCGGATCGACGTGTGATCGAAACACCGTTACCCCTTGAAAACGGGAAAGAGGTGCTCATTGTCGGAGATTCGGTGGCCGATTACATGGCGGCTCAAAGTATGGGCTGTCGCTTTGCCGCTACACTGACCGGTTTGTCGGGAAAAGAAGCGCGTAGCAAATTTGAACACCTACAGGCTGACTACATCTGTGATGACGTCTTACAACTGCGACATGTTTTGCTGTAAAAAAGAAGGGACTGCCGTCAGTCGGAACGTTTCGGCTGAACGGCAGCCCTTTACCTTTGTCCGAATGTCGCAATCTGTTATTTGGCCGCGTCAAAACGTTTGGCCACTTCATCCCAATTGACGACATTCCAGAATGCGTTAATGTATTCCGGACGCCTGTTTTGATACTTCAAGTAGTAAGCGTGCTCCCAAACGTCGAGTCCGAGGATCGGGGTGTTGCCGTCCATCACGGGAGTGTCTTGGTTCGGCGTGCTCGTCACGGCCAATTTCCCGTCTTTGTCCACGATCAACCATGCCCAGCCGCTACCAAAACGACCGGCAGCTTGAGCGGCGAATTCTTCTTTGAACTTGTCAAAGCTGCCGAATGTGCTGTTAATGGCATCGGCAAGGGCTCCGCTCGGCTCACCTCCGCCATTTGGGCTCAAAATTTGCCAGAAGAGCGTGTGGTTCGAGTGTCCTCCTCCGTTATTGCGCACTGCTGTGCGGATGCTTTCCGGCACACTGTCAAGGGAGGCTAACAGGTCGTTGACACTTTTTTCGGCCAGAGCAGCTTGTCCTTCTAACGCAGCGTTCAGTTTGTCTACATACGTCGCATGGTGTTTGCCGTGGTGAATACGCATCGTCTGTTCATCGATGTAAGGTTCCAGCGCATTGTAATCGTAGGGAAGTGCCGGCAATTCGTGCTTTGCCATGATGAACATCCTCCTTAATATGTAATCTTGGTCTTTCCTTAAATTATTATGAACAAATTAAGGGAATAAATCAACTTTACCGTTTAGTAAGTTAACTGTCTCCCACCAAAAAATTCCGGTTTATCCAATAATCCCATATTGCCCGTTTTAGAGTGTCTGCTTATAATGGGCGCTGATTACCGTCGTGGCGGTAACCGTACAGCGAACGAGTGCGAGTCTCGCTGCAAGTGATCATCATCGCATTAGGAGGTATTCGATGATTTGGAAAAAATGCGGTCGCATCTGTCTTGCATTCATCGTGCTCGCCTCTGTTTTGTTGGCGCCGGTGATGACGGATGATGCTGATGCGCATGCTCCAAGAAAGCTGTCTTACGGAAGTGAAAACGGTGATGTATGGGATTTGCAGTATAGATTGAGGTTGCTCGGCTACTACAAATTAAAGCTGGACGGACAATTCGGCATCCACACGAGTCAAGCCGTCAAGCGATTTCAAAGAGACTACGGTTTGAAAGTGGATGGTATTGTCGGCCCTGCTACTTGGCGAACCCTCAAAAAAGTGAGCCTTTCCCTCAATGAAGTAGAATGGGTCGCCCGGGCGGTACACGGGGAGGCCCGCGGTGAGTCGTACGCGGGAAAGGTAGCTGTTGCGGCGGTGATTATGAACCGAATTGCG includes the following:
- a CDS encoding RsmF rRNA methyltransferase first C-terminal domain-containing protein — its product is MPELPNAYKEQMRTLLGEADYRAFMRAYTKSPVRGLRTNTLKVSPSELKEMVPFHLKPVEWCPAGFYYSSKDSPGKHPYHDAGLYYIQEPSAMAVVEQLDPQPGERVLDLCAAPGGKSTQIAAKMGGQGWLISNEIHSQRVNVLTENLERCGVCNATVLNESPQRLASRFTAFFDRILVDAPCSGEGMFRKNPDAVNEWSPQHVLGCTRRQREILDAAIPMLRPGGRLVYSTCTFNTRENEEIVDYLLHTFPDLTLQKAQNHRHFTPGIARETRARTLNEHVARLWPHQLEGEGHFIAVFKKQGDADSPAKETGYPKAALSADLLEKWRTFERDTLTAPLSEKRRIVFGSHLYDIPPDLPDLRGIRVKRPGLYLGEFKKNRFEPSHALAMALTKQNARLVTFLSSKRIGDVAAYLRGETVTAKSSQKGWTLVTVDGFPLGWGKQVGTVVKNHLPKRLRRHVDSY
- the glpD gene encoding glycerol-3-phosphate dehydrogenase, which produces MSFSYQTRNRLIQDMDKTKYDLLVIGGGITGCGIALDAVLRGLNVVLVDQGDFAGGTSSRSTKLVHGGLRYLAKGEIRLVREAGRERNALLNIAPHLVTPMPFIIPTSRKLAGAMSYYPMTLGLRLYDHLADVRRYERRVMLKPDQIEQAEPMLAGADMVGGGRYYEYVTDDARLTLEVAKTAHENGGHVLNYVEVVDLVITNGRCHGAKVRDVLSGKEWEIQAETVVNAAGPWVDDIRRKDAVRPRGKRLFHSKGVHIVLDRRELPVTHAVTLLPSDGRIVFVIPRGRFTYVGTTDTSYRGDLRNPVPTQEDVAYLIDVLNEGFPKHSFNKSQVLSSWAGIRPLIHEEGKKPGEISRADEMITSETGLISIAGGKLTAYRKMAERVVNHVIRVLQAKGRATRVKPCQTLTTPLTGVKGIAGTFESFKLRKRAELEQKGFQRETAERLVTTYGRHVDLVVAIHEEDDEQFHRDLLAADVRYAVWHEQALTVCDVLERRHPLFLFSHDQGRSAIEPVAKLMGDMLGWSPTRIHEEIWKAQESVERRNKWKGE
- a CDS encoding HAD family hydrolase, translating into MITTILFDVDGVFLSEERCFDASALSVWELLHSSDYLGLSGERFSTALEERDIRRIRKLVFAHDDTLNFVKNRGINSNWDMVFMTTAHQLLHLLQKLMPTHEETVRKLLHQGIGREELQQIGHIVREEGISFAPDYTLFVPDFSSTKAEKQAVIRHLNVLAEEWFGVKTEMFSRDHPLWELGRTVYQEWYLGDAYFEQSEGSRPQTPGKKGFLENEIPLAEPDEIRALLRDLRSRGIRLGIGTGRPRLETDVPFQVFGFSEYFHPKHVATASEVLKAEDAFPEKSPLGKPQPYTYMKALLGTEVPDRRVIETPLPLENGKEVLIVGDSVADYMAAQSMGCRFAATLTGLSGKEARSKFEHLQADYICDDVLQLRHVLL
- a CDS encoding superoxide dismutase, which produces MAKHELPALPYDYNALEPYIDEQTMRIHHGKHHATYVDKLNAALEGQAALAEKSVNDLLASLDSVPESIRTAVRNNGGGHSNHTLFWQILSPNGGGEPSGALADAINSTFGSFDKFKEEFAAQAAGRFGSGWAWLIVDKDGKLAVTSTPNQDTPVMDGNTPILGLDVWEHAYYLKYQNRRPEYINAFWNVVNWDEVAKRFDAAK
- the sleB gene encoding spore cortex-lytic enzyme, producing MIWKKCGRICLAFIVLASVLLAPVMTDDADAHAPRKLSYGSENGDVWDLQYRLRLLGYYKLKLDGQFGIHTSQAVKRFQRDYGLKVDGIVGPATWRTLKKVSLSLNEVEWVARAVHGEARGESYAGKVAVAAVIMNRIASDQFPNTAKGVIFEPGAFTAVDDGQIWLTPDDEARLAVRDAVRGWDPTHGSLYYFNPETATSPWIWGRPQTVQIGKHIFAH